The Bactrocera dorsalis isolate Fly_Bdor chromosome 2, ASM2337382v1, whole genome shotgun sequence region ACATCCTGTTGCAAACATATTCGATAcccgtaaaattttgtaaatttccaGTGTAGACAATGCTTGTTATTGCTCTGTTAGACACAAGTGACTGTGAGTGCGGGCGGGTGCGGACGGGTGCAACTCAAATACACCACAAAAGAAATGCAAAGTAAAATgcgaaaagcaaaaagcaaaaagctAGAACGAGCAACTGAAAGGTGAGCGCACAGACGAATTAGGTGAAGTGCCATAAATGccacaaacagcaacaacaacaacatgcgcaCATACCGCACTTATATACGACAGTTTGCTCGTGTGTGAGTTTGTAGTGTAGGTGTGGTAAATATGCCTAAGTGTATCAAGTTGCAACACATGCAACAATAGCCTTGGAGGGCATAGCCAAAAATTGACATGGCACGTGCTGCATGCAACAGCACTATATGCACTTGGTGAACTTGCAACCACACTTGCAACAACGACCAACACTCACTGTCCACAACGATGTGGGGCACGAGCCAAACAACAGCTGGCTGATTTAGCTGGCTACCGCACGTTGCATTTGCCACGACTTATTCGGGCTGCTGGCTGCTTTCACAGCGCACATAGGCAACGGTGGCAAGCGTGCAGTCAAATGGACAGTTAGCCAGTCTGATAGTCAGCCAGCCGCCTCAAGTAGTCAGCCAGTTGGTTAGTGGGCACAGTAGCCGAGCGGCCGAAGCGGCAGCGGTAGTGGCAGCTTCATTGTTGCGCATTTTGTGGCATTTGAATGCGCAGTTGGTGCGGTCATAGAAAGTGCAAACATATGCGCCAACTGCACTTGagcgcgcttgtgtgtgtgtgcttaagtggtgtggtgagtgtgtgtgtgtgtacagtgCTTATGCGtctgaaatattaaattgcTTTTAGCAAAGAAAAAGTTCGAAAGTCTTTTCATTTCACAGCCACGAATTTGTATTGAGTTTTCTTTATGTTGCTTCTTCTTgctgttttttgcattttacatTGGCCAAACAAAGGACTTAAGCAGCAAACTTGTTGCCGCctttatatttgatttatgtttttttttcacattttttctgcTCATTGTTTcattttcggtttttatttacatatatttttttgttgatcaaCTCCAGACAATAACATGTGTTAGTTGCAATAGTTCGGTTATGTAAACGCATACAGAGAAATTACTAATTTGTGCGCTTTTAGCGGAAAACTTTACTTTTGCAACTGGTTTGCTTATGCTAATGGAcgattttgtttcatttaaaggaaaaattaagcaaaagcataataaaataaatgacaacTTAGACTACACTGAAGCTAGAACACGCTTCACAAATGCATTATTCATACATAACAAGGTGTAAAAAGACCTCTATattgattttgaacgatcagtttatatgacagctatatgctatagtacgcTGATCTGTAGAATATGTTCGGAGATCGTAGTATTGCCTCAAACGACAATCTATACCGAATTTCGTatagatatcttgtcaaataagacGGTGTTCCATACAGGCACTTGATTTTGAAttaccagtttgtatggcagctatagcaTATTGTAATCTTATCTGTATCATATTTTCGCAGATTATAGCATTACCTTGGGCAATGATCTGTACCAAACTTCGAgaatatatcttatcaaatgagaaagtttttcatacaagaactaaatttttatgagtcagtttgtatgccagctatatgctttgGCGGGCCGATCTCAACAATATGTTTTCAGATTAAAGCCTTGCCCTTGGTAATATTCTGTACCAAGTTTCGCAAagatataaaatcaaataaaatagttttccaaacaagaacttgatttttttgtaTCAGTTTCTATAGCAGCTATAGGGTATAGTAGACTGATATCGAAGTTTTTGACATATGAGCAGCTGCTTAGAGAGAAAAGAACATGAGCAAAATTTCAGgttgatttttcaaaaacaatttacttAGAATacaattgcattttttattaaaaaaagatttatttttattatgaacaaagtGTGAACTTAGTTCCGCCTCCAACACTGTAGTCCTCTCTTTAATTTCATGCTTTTTCTCCCATTCAGTTCTGGCACGCCGACAAGGATCCCACTAGTCGTCTGGATGCCACCATTTTTGAGGACCTCGACCGCTATTGTTGGCAACAACAGGCTGTTGTGAACGCCGCGGCATCGCCTGTGCCCACAACGGCCGCCACACACCAGCATCGCGCCACACCCGCTAACAGCTTACAGCATTCCTCGCATCTGCATAGCCCAGCATCGCCAAATCAAACGCATccgcatcaacaacaacaacatctacaTCATCAGTCACCGCAtcaacatatgcacacacagcagcagcagcaacaacaacaacaccaacagtcAGCCGCCATCCATCACACGCAACGACAAATGTCGCTCAACAATAGCAGTTCCTGTGCACAACAAAGCGCCACACAAGTTgccaacaacaatgcaacaaaCAATAATACTTCACTTAGCCacaaccacagcaacaacaacaataataatagtaataataccAGCAACAATAACGGCAATGCCAGTATGACGGTGGATAACAGCGACGGCCAGATCTACACAATCACAGTATTAAATGGCAATGAGTCATGGCTGAAGCGTGAACCCGAGGATGCCGCTGCCCAACTGTCCAACACGCTGGATCTGGACAGCTTGCTCGGTAGCTTTCCGGGTTATATCAAATCCGAGTATCCCTATGATGAGAGTCCGGCTGGTTATGGCACGGCGGAGGGCAGCGGCAGGGATGGCAATATGACTGGTGATATGGTGAATGGGCTGGGGATGGGCGCGAATGCGGCCACAGGACTGCATGGTGGCAATAGTGGGAGTGGTGTGAATAGTCAGCGTTTGCCCTCACTGGTAACGGCCATCTCGTTGGCAGGCGGTGTTGGTGGCATGGGCGGTGTCGGCAGTCCTTCGCAGTTGGcacaatttcaaaacaacaacaacgactggCATATGGCGGATCACAATGCAGAGCAggtgagaaaaaaaaacacatgtttgtttgtatttatgtagaAGGCAGCGAAACcggttaatgttttggttagttttacaatttttgttccGCTGATACACATAGTTTTGAAGTGGACTAAAGTTCATTGTCAGCATTAAAAGGAAAATCGAACGATTATTCAATAACAGAAAGAAAAAACTCAGCATTTTTAAGGGGAGGCCCTAGCTGTATGCTTTCTTAATTGGTCTGGTGTAAGGGTATCCTTCGACATCTCACACACTTCCATTTTTCAAGTACTCAATATATTTGCTTGAACTCTATCGACACTTTTCGACTTGACAACCAATTTTCAGGGACTAGAGAagtttaactcggctataatcgcgtaagcggtgtctacgccaattaagaagaagaagaagagaagtttAACCAAAGTCGAAATCAAGAACTAACTCAAAATTCCTTTGGGTAGCAAAATTTGTCGAAGAGCAAATCTAAACgctgacaatttttttatgaataattgaTCAATACATTCTCTCTTACCAATTTAGAACTCAGCTGAGTCCTTGCTGCGTAGCGCTTTGCAGGGTAAAGGTTATTCCAAAGGCATACACATGCAAAACGGCATTTCATTGCTGCCCTCCTCACCCACAGTCAAGGAAGAGGAAATGCGAAGGCTACTCTTTCCACCAGATACGGTAAGTAAGCTAACGGAAATTTTGCAACTAGTCATAAAACAAAACAACCTACTATTAATGTTGAAGAACCCGTCTAAATTCTCAAGCCCAAATATTCCACCACTAATTGCACCTacttaaatacacaaaatttcaaCGTGTTCCAAATTCATAAAATCTCTTCTTTTACTCTTCTCTCTCtttgcgcgcttcgctcaactctTTACAGGACACACTCTCTTTCGGCGACTCAGCGCTCAGCGCGGCCCAAATGTTTGAGGACACACATCCCTCGCAGCTGGTTGGCAGCCAACATCCCAATGGCGGTGTCAACAGTGCAGGCGTGTCTAGCCTCATGGTCGACGATATGTTCCTATCACTAGAAAGTGCCTTCAGCGACGACTTCGAGAAGATCAAACGCATTGCCAATGAAGTGCAGCAATTCTGTTCGCCCACTTCGAGCGCCGATTATGGCGCCAGCGACGTGTTGATGCAAATATCGCCAGCAGCTGGCGCAAATGTGGGCGCTGCGAGTGtgcagcagctgcagcagcagcaacaacagcaactactgTCACCGGCAACAACGCCGACGAGtatgccacaacaacagcaactatcGCCATTGCCACAAGCGGCTATGCCAGCGCTGCACATGACGGGTCCGCAGTCGGTTGGGCAGCCAGCACCGCGCGTGTTGCATGCACAACAACAGCACGTAGCTGGTGGCAAGGCAAGCGCGgttagcagcagcagcggcaccAGCAGCGGCAGCACTACCAAAGTGACAAAGAAGTACAAGCGCTCCACATCCAGCACGCAACaccataataataacaacaacaacaatccaaATATAACCAATCACAACAGCAGCACGGGCAACGGCGGCAGTGCACAGTCAGCTAGCGGCGCCACAGCAAATAGCGCAAATGGCCCAACCAGCGGCGGCAGCAGCTCGAGCACCAGCAGCAACAGCCCCACGCACTGCAATGGTCAGCGCAAGGAGCGTTCACTGCACTACTGCTCCATTTGCTCGAAGGGCTTCAAGGACAAGTACTCAGTGAATGtgcacatacgcacacacaccgGCGAGAAGCCCTTCACCTGCTCGCTGTGTGGCAAAAGCTTCCGGCAGAAGGCGCACCTGGCCAAACATTACCAGACGCATATGGCGCAGAAGCATAACGGTGGTTTGGTGAAGAGCAGTGGTGGCagcggcggcggtggtggcggTAGCAACTCCAGCAAGCATCAGCGtgcggcagcggcagcagcggcggcaacagcagcagcggtaGCAGCTGCCGCTTCAGCGCAATCAGCGACTGGTGGCA contains the following coding sequences:
- the LOC105231676 gene encoding homeobox protein 5, translated to MIGTDEMSSTGMDISETFRAEELTKTDFFDFVSAPDMGIGIGVGADVVDIGMGVGSLHAGSVNTGTHQHHQQHQQQQHTHHQQHSHQQQQQQQQQQHAHHQQQQQQHSHEQSNNLAGSMPHDGGGGTSGGSACVGGRVGTPGNGSSCIDGSDGNSNGNSSDPTLQGYEFWHADKDPTSRLDATIFEDLDRYCWQQQAVVNAAASPVPTTAATHQHRATPANSLQHSSHLHSPASPNQTHPHQQQQHLHHQSPHQHMHTQQQQQQQQHQQSAAIHHTQRQMSLNNSSSCAQQSATQVANNNATNNNTSLSHNHSNNNNNNSNNTSNNNGNASMTVDNSDGQIYTITVLNGNESWLKREPEDAAAQLSNTLDLDSLLGSFPGYIKSEYPYDESPAGYGTAEGSGRDGNMTGDMVNGLGMGANAATGLHGGNSGSGVNSQRLPSLVTAISLAGGVGGMGGVGSPSQLAQFQNNNNDWHMADHNAEQNSAESLLRSALQGKGYSKGIHMQNGISLLPSSPTVKEEEMRRLLFPPDTDTLSFGDSALSAAQMFEDTHPSQLVGSQHPNGGVNSAGVSSLMVDDMFLSLESAFSDDFEKIKRIANEVQQFCSPTSSADYGASDVLMQISPAAGANVGAASVQQLQQQQQQQLLSPATTPTSMPQQQQLSPLPQAAMPALHMTGPQSVGQPAPRVLHAQQQHVAGGKASAVSSSSGTSSGSTTKVTKKYKRSTSSTQHHNNNNNNNPNITNHNSSTGNGGSAQSASGATANSANGPTSGGSSSSTSSNSPTHCNGQRKERSLHYCSICSKGFKDKYSVNVHIRTHTGEKPFTCSLCGKSFRQKAHLAKHYQTHMAQKHNGGLVKSSGGSGGGGGGSNSSKHQRAAAAAAAATAAAVAAAASAQSATGGMSIVPNSCAGSVVAAAVHQRQLNVATSLGMAAGVRAVAGGVVSTVSVGGPMNGPTLGAVNANVLPPANGLLANR